The Vanessa cardui chromosome 9, ilVanCard2.1, whole genome shotgun sequence genome has a window encoding:
- the LOC124532404 gene encoding 3-hydroxyisobutyryl-CoA hydrolase, mitochondrial yields the protein MFKLRVLPQTAHLIKRTMSSQEADVLFETINNAGIITLNRPKALNSLNTSMVSKILPQLREWENSKNLVIIKGAGDKAFCAGGDVKVAIDRVEGPKFFHTEYNVNYLIGKLKIPYIAFINGITMGGGLGVSVHGRYRVATEKTMIAMPETKIGLFPDVGGSYFLPRLQVNLGLYLGLTGDRLKGKDVVKAGIATHFVSSKRLYELEKLLLRCTSDMEIHSLLNKFNEPPEEFSLAPNIKHINYCFAASTVEEIIERLEKVQNEWSVKTLKTLNQMCPGSLKITMRALQRGAQLELPQCLKMEYRLACRATENHDFPEGVRALLVDKDNNPQWKPKTLAEVDDDYVESYFKKLPEDRELKFFDAKL from the exons ATGTTTAAATTAAGAGTATTACCGCAAACGGCACATCTTATAAAACGAACTATGTCGAGTCAAGAAGCAgatgttttatttgaaacaattaACAATGCTGGTATAATTACCTTAAATAGGCCAAAAGCTCTGAATTCCTTGAACACATCCATGGTATCTAAGATACTTCCACAGTTACGCGAATGGGAGAACAGtaaaaatttagtaataattaaaggtGCTGGGGATAAAGCATTTTGTGCCGGCGGTGACGTAAAAGTAGCAATTGATAGGGTAGAAGGTCCAAAGTTCTTCCATACTGAGTATAATGTAAATTACCTTATCGggaaattaaaaattccatacatAGCATTTATTAATGGAATCACTATGGGCGGAGGACTTGGAGTGTCTGTTCATGGGAGGTATAGAGTCGCTACTGAGAAAACAATGATTGCAATGCCAGAGACTAAGATAGGACTGTTTCCGGACGTTGGTGGTTCTTATTTCCTACCGAGACTGCAAGTTAATTTAGGGTTATACCTGGGTTTGACAGGAGATAGATTAAAAGGCAAAGATGTTGTAAAAGCAGGTATAGCTACTCACTTTGTATCTAGCAAACGATTATATGAATTGGAAAAGCTTTTGCTTAGATGCACCAGTGATATGGAAATACACTCTTTACTTAACAAGTTCAATGAACCTCCTGAAGAGTTTTCACTGGCTCCAAACATCAAACATATTAACTACTGCTTTGCTGCTTCTACTGTCGAAGAAATCATTGAGAGACTTGAAAAAGTTCAAAATGAATGGTCTGTTAAGACCTTAAAG ACATTGAATCAAATGTGCCCTGGTTCCTTGAAAATTACAATGAGAGCATTACAAAGAGGTGCGCAGTTGGAGTTGCCTCAGTGTCTCAAAATGGAGTATCGCCTTGCTTGCCGAGCTACTGAGAACCATGACTTCCCTGAAG gagTACGAGCTCTACTTGTCGACAAGGACAACAACCCCCAGTGGAAGCCAAAGACCTTAGCGGAAGTTGACGATGATTACGTCGAGAGCTACTTTAAGAAGCTCCCAGAAGACAGAGAGCTCAAATTCTTTGATGCTAAACTTTAA
- the LOC124532588 gene encoding peptide deformylase, mitochondrial-like — MGLLRKTINWYAKLAPGWGRSLPPYEHVVQIGDPILRKVSESVPVEKIKTDEIQKVIQKLKYVLEKYGSVGMAAPQIGVNLRIFVMRLTVTQLAKIPAETIKMKNMSVVPFTVFVNPKLKVVDYNKIIHSEGCESVRSFSADVARYNEVQVNGYNADGEEILHLFKGWSARIAQHEMDHLDGKLYTDIMDRKSLHCTCWDEVNLSKGKIAIPFCPQ, encoded by the exons ATGGGTCttttaagaaaaacaataaattggTATGCCAAGTTGGCTCCAGGTTGGGGTCGATCCTTGCCGCCTTACGAACATGTTGTTCAAATCGGTGATCCAATATTACGTAAAGTCTCAGAATCAGTGCCGGTAGAGAAAATTAAAACTGACGAAATccaaaaagtaatacaaaagttaaaatatgTGCTTGAAAAATATGGTAGTGTTGGAATGGCTGCACCTCAGATAGGAGTAAATTTAAGAATATTCGTTATGAGACTAACTGTAACGCAATTAGCGAAAATTCCCGCAGAAACTATCAAAATGAAGAATATGTCAGTAGTACCTTTTACT GTTTTCGTGAACCCTAAACTAAAAgtagttgattataataaaattatccatAGTGAAGGCTGTGAAAGTGTAAGATCATTTTCAGCAGATGTTGCAAGATATAATGAAGTCCAAGtaaatg GATACAATGCAGATGGAGAAGAAATACTACATTTATTCAAAGGTTGGTCAGCAAGAATAGCCCAACACGAAATGGACCATTTAGATGGTAAACTGTACACAGACATCATGGACAGGAAAAGCTTACACTGCACATGTTGGGATGAAGTTAATTTATCAAAAGGCAAGATTGCAATACCATTCTGTCCACAGTAA